In Methanobacterium sp., one genomic interval encodes:
- the dapF gene encoding diaminopimelate epimerase: MSERIILLFHKMHGLGNDYVVIDESAEELIPEEKKPEISAELCTRGFSVGADGVIFVVPSAEADIRFRIFNSDGSEAEMCGNGIRCFAKYVYENDVLKQKKMTVETLGGTKELTLHVENGTVKSIRVNMGTATFKTSEVPMASDEEEFIDRELLVDGEPLKLTTISVGNPHAIIFTEELEGVALDHLGPLIENHQAFPERINVHFVGVVSSKEVEMLTWERGAGFTMACGTGATSTVIAGYKLGLLQKDVLVHLPGGDLQITVYEKEGKLGAFMEGDAVSVFEGIMELDL, encoded by the coding sequence ATGAGTGAAAGAATAATTCTACTCTTCCATAAAATGCATGGACTGGGAAATGATTACGTGGTAATTGATGAATCCGCTGAAGAACTTATCCCTGAGGAAAAAAAGCCAGAAATCTCAGCAGAACTTTGCACCAGAGGATTCTCAGTAGGTGCGGATGGAGTTATATTTGTAGTTCCATCTGCAGAGGCAGATATTCGCTTCCGGATATTCAACAGCGACGGTAGCGAGGCAGAGATGTGTGGTAATGGAATTCGCTGCTTTGCCAAATATGTCTATGAAAATGATGTCCTCAAACAAAAGAAAATGACTGTGGAAACCCTGGGCGGGACCAAAGAACTAACGCTACATGTTGAAAATGGCACTGTAAAATCCATCCGGGTTAACATGGGAACTGCAACCTTCAAAACCAGTGAAGTGCCCATGGCCAGTGATGAAGAGGAATTTATTGATCGGGAGTTGTTGGTTGATGGTGAACCATTAAAACTCACCACTATCAGCGTTGGAAACCCCCATGCAATCATTTTTACCGAGGAATTGGAAGGAGTGGCTCTGGATCATCTAGGACCCCTCATCGAAAACCACCAGGCATTCCCGGAGAGAATCAATGTGCACTTCGTGGGTGTGGTCAGCTCCAAGGAAGTGGAAATGCTTACCTGGGAACGGGGTGCTGGTTTCACCATGGCTTGCGGTACTGGGGCAACCAGTACAGTTATTGCAGGATACAAACTGGGTTTACTCCAGAAAGATGTCCTGGTACACCTCCCAGGAGGAGATCTTCAGATAACAGTGTACGAGAAAGAGGGTAAGTTAGGTGCCTTCATGGAAGGAGATGCAGTTAGTGTCTTTGAAGGGATAATGGAACTGGATTTATAA
- the cobJ gene encoding precorrin-3B C(17)-methyltransferase: MIKIVGIGPRREDMTLRALRALEESEIVIGYGGYTRQIKDLLEGKQIISKGMGQEVDRAELAIDYSNKGFQVAVISSGDPGVYGMANVIHQVMGKYSGVEVEVIPGVTAVNYSAALLGAPLHDFAVISLSDILTPLSEIKRKVSAAAEADFIIAFYNPRSKRRTEPLNEALKIISDVRNPQTPVGIVKTSDNGSEVRIVSLGDLDEGEVDMNTTLLVGNTFTYVDDGKMVTPRGYVLPHSTHPLAVEFYQKYLAGEGVEGSNTTCEYYPCHSHPQNCTFCYCPFYPCGDPSTGGHWIKEKKVWSCEGCTWIHQDDAVKCIQGKLPQLLEKVEDLQEKKKELLKLRRECVYLTK, encoded by the coding sequence ATGATTAAAATTGTTGGCATAGGCCCTCGCAGGGAAGACATGACTTTAAGGGCTCTCAGGGCACTGGAGGAATCTGAGATTGTAATTGGATACGGGGGTTACACCAGGCAGATAAAGGATCTCCTGGAAGGTAAGCAGATCATATCCAAAGGAATGGGTCAGGAAGTTGACCGGGCAGAACTGGCCATTGATTATTCCAATAAAGGATTCCAAGTGGCAGTTATAAGTAGTGGAGACCCTGGTGTTTATGGAATGGCCAATGTAATCCATCAGGTCATGGGAAAGTATTCCGGGGTAGAAGTGGAAGTAATCCCTGGAGTGACTGCAGTTAACTATTCTGCTGCCCTTTTAGGTGCTCCTTTACATGATTTTGCAGTTATCAGCCTCAGCGACATACTCACACCCCTGTCTGAGATTAAAAGAAAGGTCAGTGCTGCTGCTGAGGCAGATTTTATCATTGCTTTTTACAACCCCCGGAGTAAAAGAAGAACAGAACCACTGAATGAAGCTTTAAAGATAATTAGTGATGTTAGAAATCCACAAACTCCAGTAGGGATAGTCAAAACCAGTGATAATGGTTCTGAAGTTCGGATTGTTTCATTGGGGGATTTAGATGAGGGAGAAGTGGATATGAATACCACTCTACTGGTTGGTAATACATTCACCTATGTGGATGATGGTAAAATGGTGACTCCACGTGGATACGTTCTCCCCCACTCGACTCACCCCCTGGCAGTAGAATTTTACCAGAAATATTTGGCTGGAGAAGGTGTTGAAGGCTCTAACACTACTTGTGAATATTATCCATGCCACAGCCACCCTCAAAATTGTACATTCTGTTACTGTCCCTTTTACCCATGCGGAGACCCATCCACAGGGGGGCATTGGATAAAAGAGAAAAAAGTGTGGAGTTGTGAGGGGTGTACTTGGATACATCAGGATGATGCTGTGAAGTGCATACAGGGTAAGTTGCCTCAGCTCCTGGAAAAAGTGGAAGACCTTCAGGAAAAGAAGAAAGAGCTTCTCAAATTAAGGAGAGAATGTGTTTATCTAACTAAATAA
- a CDS encoding DUF488 domain-containing protein, translating into MIRIKRAYQSPAQKDGYRIMVDRVWPRGVSKQRLKMDVWLKDIAPSHDLRRWLSQNSQKWEEFKTKYREELQDKDEFLNQILDLEKEKETVTLVYTSGNTEHNNAIVLKEVLDELKS; encoded by the coding sequence ATGATTCGCATAAAAAGAGCCTACCAGTCACCTGCCCAGAAGGATGGTTACCGGATTATGGTTGATCGAGTATGGCCACGTGGAGTGTCTAAACAAAGGTTGAAGATGGATGTATGGCTAAAAGATATAGCTCCTAGTCATGATCTGCGCCGGTGGTTGTCTCAGAATTCCCAGAAATGGGAAGAATTTAAGACTAAATACAGAGAAGAGTTACAGGATAAAGATGAATTTTTAAACCAGATACTGGACCTGGAAAAGGAGAAAGAAACTGTTACCTTGGTCTATACTTCTGGCAATACAGAACATAATAATGCAATAGTTTTGAAGGAAGTTCTGGATGAATTAAAGTCATAA
- the lysA gene encoding diaminopimelate decarboxylase: MNLRFKTNEKGNLDIGGADALELAQEYGTPLYVTDEMRVRDNYRRVHQAFSNEYKDFKIFYAAKANTSLAMMKILEQEGSCIDAVSPGEIYTALLAGFEPERILYTGNNVTTDELKFALDAGVRMNLDSVSMLERLAELPGAEGTKISFRVNPMVGAGHHDHCITGGELSKFGIMEQEAVEVYQKAQELGFTPVGIHTHIGSGILDPEPFKLAVQVLMDVAGRVHKEAGVTFEFIDFGGGLGIPYTPEEGLLDIEKFAGEIVGLYQDKLTEHGMNNPTMCIEPGRYIVGDASYLLTKVNTVKQSYRKFIGVNAGFNTLLRPTMYGSYHHILVADKPEAEPVENIDVAGNICESGDLFARDRPLPEIREGDILAIMNAGAYAFSMASQYNSRPLPAEVMVSDGEVDIIRERETFADLFSKQNIPMRLLK, from the coding sequence ATGAACTTACGCTTTAAGACCAATGAAAAAGGCAACCTGGACATCGGTGGTGCCGATGCTCTGGAACTTGCCCAAGAATACGGAACACCACTTTACGTTACAGACGAGATGAGAGTACGGGACAATTACAGAAGAGTCCATCAGGCATTCAGTAATGAATACAAGGACTTCAAAATATTCTACGCAGCCAAAGCCAATACCAGTCTGGCAATGATGAAAATTTTAGAACAGGAAGGAAGTTGTATTGATGCTGTGTCCCCTGGAGAAATCTATACCGCATTGTTAGCTGGCTTTGAGCCTGAAAGGATCCTCTACACTGGTAACAATGTAACCACCGATGAACTCAAATTCGCCCTGGATGCAGGTGTACGCATGAACCTGGACAGCGTGTCCATGCTGGAACGCCTGGCAGAACTTCCCGGAGCAGAGGGTACTAAAATATCATTTCGGGTCAATCCCATGGTAGGTGCCGGTCACCACGACCACTGCATCACCGGAGGAGAATTATCCAAGTTCGGAATAATGGAACAGGAAGCAGTAGAAGTATACCAGAAAGCACAGGAACTCGGTTTCACACCAGTGGGTATCCACACCCACATCGGTTCGGGTATTCTTGATCCTGAACCATTTAAACTGGCAGTGCAGGTACTGATGGATGTGGCTGGTCGAGTACACAAGGAAGCAGGTGTCACCTTTGAATTCATAGATTTCGGTGGAGGGTTGGGAATACCTTACACCCCAGAAGAAGGTTTGCTGGATATTGAAAAATTCGCTGGTGAAATTGTGGGGCTCTACCAGGATAAACTCACAGAACACGGGATGAATAATCCAACCATGTGCATAGAACCCGGTCGTTACATAGTGGGAGATGCGTCATATCTCTTAACCAAAGTAAACACTGTTAAACAAAGTTACCGGAAATTTATAGGGGTTAATGCTGGTTTCAACACCCTCCTCCGACCTACCATGTACGGCTCCTACCACCACATACTGGTGGCGGATAAACCAGAAGCAGAACCTGTAGAAAATATTGATGTGGCAGGAAATATCTGCGAATCCGGAGACCTCTTCGCCAGGGATAGACCACTCCCTGAAATCAGGGAAGGTGATATCCTGGCTATTATGAATGCTGGAGCCTACGCTTTCAGTATGGCCAGCCAGTACAACTCCCGACCACTGCCAGCCGAAGTCATGGTAAGTGATGGTGAAGTTGATATTATAAGGGAAAGGGAAACCTTTGCTGATCTTTTCAGCAAACAAAACATCCCCATGAGGCTATTAAAATGA
- a CDS encoding DNA-directed DNA polymerase II small subunit codes for MTDDIILKFADAEILLDESAYHRIKDYNDPSNLVDSLIKHLTISPQEMMVLTGDWVDKYLGQLNDDFLGSTYVKTDKIAQMKLVPQDFDFHIIKDASRKSYTNGEIKDLSSYFKSRYHKLKELLNYKRELKDSYPIKEATSLDDVVKIIGMVSDIRNTKNNHKLIELEDETGSATVLIHNENHEVFQQAEMVVKDEVIGVVGSRKGTLIMASELINPGVPRIDEKPMDFATVFLSDIHIGSSTFLNEEFDRFIHWINGDFGDEEQQEIANNVKYVVVAGDMVDGIGVYPHQDKELTIKDIHQQYEEAARLFGEISHVKIIVAPGNHDACRLAEPQPAISEDYAKGLHDLKNLEFVSNPAMVSLDGIKVLIYHGRSFDDMAMTVKGMSHQQSDLIMKELLEKRHLAPIYGERTPLASEIEDHLVIEEIPDVFHTGHVHINSYKRYKGVHLINSGTFQSQTEFQKIYNIVPTCAQVPVINNGSLKMLDFS; via the coding sequence ATGACTGATGACATTATACTAAAATTTGCAGATGCGGAAATACTTCTTGATGAATCCGCTTACCATAGAATAAAAGATTATAATGATCCATCCAATTTGGTGGATTCATTAATCAAACATCTTACTATTTCACCCCAGGAAATGATGGTACTTACTGGTGACTGGGTAGATAAGTACTTGGGCCAATTAAATGACGATTTTCTGGGCTCAACCTATGTGAAAACTGATAAAATCGCCCAGATGAAACTAGTCCCCCAAGATTTTGATTTCCACATCATTAAAGATGCCAGTCGCAAGTCATACACCAATGGAGAAATCAAAGACCTTTCCAGTTACTTCAAAAGCAGGTACCACAAACTGAAGGAACTGTTAAACTACAAAAGAGAACTAAAAGATAGTTACCCAATTAAAGAGGCCACCAGTCTGGATGATGTGGTGAAAATCATTGGTATGGTCAGTGACATACGCAACACTAAAAACAACCATAAACTCATTGAATTAGAGGATGAAACAGGCAGTGCCACAGTTCTAATCCACAATGAAAACCATGAAGTCTTCCAGCAGGCTGAAATGGTTGTTAAAGACGAAGTAATTGGTGTTGTGGGTAGTAGGAAGGGTACTTTGATTATGGCCAGTGAACTGATAAATCCGGGTGTTCCCCGTATTGATGAGAAACCAATGGATTTTGCCACTGTTTTCTTAAGCGACATTCACATTGGAAGCTCCACCTTCCTTAATGAGGAATTCGACCGGTTCATTCACTGGATCAACGGAGACTTTGGTGATGAGGAACAGCAAGAAATTGCCAATAATGTGAAGTACGTAGTGGTGGCGGGTGATATGGTGGATGGAATTGGAGTCTACCCCCATCAGGATAAAGAACTGACCATTAAAGACATTCACCAGCAATATGAAGAAGCAGCACGATTATTTGGGGAAATAAGCCATGTTAAAATCATTGTAGCCCCTGGAAACCACGATGCTTGTCGACTGGCTGAGCCTCAACCAGCCATATCCGAAGATTATGCCAAAGGCCTTCATGATCTGAAAAACCTGGAATTCGTTAGTAACCCTGCCATGGTAAGTCTGGATGGTATTAAAGTGCTCATCTACCATGGTCGTAGCTTTGATGATATGGCCATGACAGTTAAGGGAATGAGCCACCAGCAATCTGATCTCATCATGAAGGAACTTCTGGAAAAACGGCATTTAGCCCCTATCTATGGTGAAAGAACTCCATTGGCATCGGAAATTGAGGATCATCTGGTTATTGAAGAAATCCCTGATGTTTTCCACACTGGACACGTGCACATCAACAGTTACAAGAGATACAAGGGAGTGCACCTCATTAACAGCGGAACCTTTCAGTCCCAGACTGAGTTTCAGAAGATCTATAACATCGTGCCCACCTGTGCCCAGGTTCCAGTAATCAATAATGGCAGTCTAAAAATGCTTGACTTCAGTTAA